The stretch of DNA TCGCGCAAAACAGGGCGGTAAGTGTTGAGATCGACTAAGACAAGATCTGCGTCATAACCAACCGCGATCGCACCTTTATTCGGAATTCGATAAGCCTTAGCAACTGCGGTAGACATCCAGTGCGAAACTTGGGCAACTGTACAGCGTCCTTGCATTGCTTGTGTCAGCATCAATGCTAAAGACGTTTCTACTCCAGGCATTCCTGATGGTGTATTCGGGTACTCTTGTGCTTTTTCTTCTAAGGTATGCGGCGCGTGATCGGTAGCGATAAAGTCAATCACGCCATCGAGTAAAGCTTGCCATAGCACTTCATTATCATGCGGCGATCGCAGGGGGGGATTCATTTGCGCTAAAGTGCCAATTTTGGCATAAGCATCCGTATTTAATAGTAAGTGCTGTGGAGTCACTTCCGCCGTTACCCAGGTGGGTTTGTCTCGACGTAACAGTTCGGCTTCTTCTCCAGTTGACATGTGCAGAATATGTAAGCGTCGCTGATATTTTTTAGAAAGTTTTAACGCGAGCTTCGTGGCATTTAAAGCCGCTGTTGTATCCTGAATTTGCGAGTGAATTGCGGGATCTTTAATTCCGGCAAACTCTTGTCTTCTTTGATTAATTCGGGCTTGATCTTCCGCATGAACGGCAATTAAGCGATCGCCTTGCGCAAAAATTTGCTCTAGTGCCGCTTCTTTATCGACGAGTAATTGACCGTGCATCGAACCCATGAAAATTTTAATTCCTGGCGTAGGATTTACTGCGAGTAAATCAGGCGTATTGTCTCCCGTAGCTCCGATGAAAAAACCGTAGTTGACTAAACACTTTTGCTTAGCGCGTTCGAGTTTATCGTCTAAAGCCTGCTGATTCGTCGTCAGCGGACGAGTGTTCGGCATTTCTAGAAACGAAGTGACACCACCTCTGGCACAAGCACAGCTAGCAGTAAACAAATCTTCTTTGTGTTCTAACCCTGGTTCGCGAAAGTGAACTTGAGGATCGATCGCACCAGGCAACAAAGTTAAACCAGATGCGTCTATCTCTATATAGTCTGCGGCATTCGCTGGAAGTGCGATCTCTGGTGCGACTTGCGCAATTTGGCGATCGCGGACAAGCACATCTCCGATTAAAAAGTCACCATTCGGTAACAGAATTTGGGCATGGCGAATCAAAAGATCTGTAGATGGCATGACAGTTAATGTTGAGTGTAACAGGTGACGATACTTTGAAAATAGCAAGACTGATAAACAGTGGCAGCATAAAAGCACGTTACTCTACTGGGAAAGCAAGCGGCAAGTGCAAACTGCATTGCGATCGCGTCTTCATATCCACGTTCTCAAACTGCAATGAAACTTTTTAGGATACCAGTGTTACATTAGTGTTACATTAATGTAAGCTTTTTCTAGCTAGAATTAATAAATCAAAGTATTTTCGCTCGTTAAATTAGTTATTAGCGTCTTTCGGTTGTTTTAAACAAAGCTCTATGTCTCGTGTGCCAGGTCAAGTTTCAAATCAAAAATCGCGACAAGACACTGAAGGTTCTTGGATCGGCGAACTAGGAAGAACAATTATATTAAGTATCGTTCTGGCGTTGGGAATTCGGACTTTTGTTGCCGAAGCGCGTTGGATACCTTCTGAATCCATGCTGCCAACGCTGCAAAAGTATGACAAGTTGATTGTCGATAAGTTGAGTTATCGTTTCACGGACCCGCAGCGAGGCGATATTGTCGTATTTTCTCCTACTGAAGGAATCATCCAGGAAAACCCAAATCTTAAAGATGCCTTTATCAAAAGAATTATTGGCATGCCTGGCGATAAGGTAGAAGTTAGGGGTGGACGCGTTTATATTGACGACCAGCCGTTGCGTGAGAACTACATCGAAGCCCCGCCGCAGTACGTGTATGGACCTGTCATTGTGCCAGAAGACTCATATCTAGTCTTAGGTGATAACCGTAATAATAGCTACGATAGCCATTATTGGGGCTTTGTCCCGCGCGACAAAATCATCGGACGTGCCATAGTTCGCTTTTGGCCTCCGCATCGCATGGGGGAATTGAACTAAAGAAAAGCTTTCTCATATAGAGAGACGTCGATTTTCAGGTCTCGTACCAAGTTTGCACAATGCGTCCTCGTAGCGTTTGTCCTAACCATGGTGTATTGCTTGACAAAGATTTTAAAGTATGCATGTGTACTTGCCATGTTTCGTGCGGGTCGAAAAGAACCATTTCTACCGAACTATGAGGCGAAATCGTACTCGGACTTTGTTTTAAACACTGCGATGGGTAAGTGCTGAGACTGCGCCATAATTCGATAGCTGACCATTCACCTGTTTCTACAAGGTTGTGCCATAGTAAAGGTAAGGCTAACTCTAAGCCGATCGCCCCCGCAGGAGCTTCAGCGAAAGCAACAGTTTTTTCTTCGTAGGTGTAAGGAGTGTGGTCAACAGCGATCGCATCGATAATTCCCAAACGAACTCCTTGACGCAGTGCCTGAACATCGTTGGTATTGCCTAAAGGTGGCTCTAATCGCAGTGAGGGACTGTAACTTTTCAGCGCTTGCGTATCGAGGAGCAAGTGCATCCAAGTCGTGCTCGCCGTCACAGGTAAACCTTGGGCTTTTGCCGCTTGAATTAATTCAACACCGCGCGCTGTCGAAATTCGCATGATATGTACCGGAGTGCCAATCGCGGCGACAACTTCTAAAATTGCAGCTAGTGCAGCTGTTTCTGCGATCGCGGGATTTCCTGGCAAGCCTAAGCAAATAGATTGCGTGCCTTCGCGCATCACTCCATTGCCCGCCAACTGCGCGTCTGACGCCCACAGCGCCACTGGCTTATTGATGGGTTTAATGTATTCTAGCAAGCGCCGCAGTAATGCTAAATTCTCAATTGCGCGGCCATCAGCAAAACCTACGATATTCGGTTCAGCTGCTAACTCTGCCAACTCGGTCATTTGCTGCCCTTTGGCACCAACTGTCAGCGCTGCCCAAAAGTTAAATTTGACAGTGGCTGTTGCCAGTTTTTGCTGTAGCCGCGTTACCACCGACACATTATCAATTGCGGGCATCGTATCCGGCAAAATATGCAATCGAGTAAACCCGCCAGCGGTTGCACAAGCTTGCAGCGATCGCCAAGTTTCGCGTTCTTCAAAACCTGGTTCGCCGGAATGGCTGTACAAATCGACCAATCCAGGACCTAACACAAGTCCGCGACAATTACACACCTGCGTATCAGTTGGATAGTCAGCGATCGTTTCCTGCAATGCCTGAATCACACCATCAATAACTAAAACATCAGCTACCCGATCAGTACTCGATACAGGATCAATCACCCGAACTTGTTGTAGCAGTTCACTCTTCATGAATTTTGATTGGGACAGACTCACCTGACACCAATTACCAATTACCCAGTTACCAGTACCTTACAATGCGCCTGCGGCAGTTTTATCCAGCACACCTCCTCCAAGATGAGTCGTAATATTCATCGCTTGCACCACAGGGAAACCCGCTGCACCTTGCGGATAATCAATAACGCTGACCGCCCCATTTCCTTGGCGGAAGTTCCAAAAATGCGCAGGCGACAAACCCAAAACATGACACAGCAAAACTTTATTCGTGGCATCGTGCGCCACAACTAATCCAGTCGTTTGACTTGCTGCGGAATCAAGAATACTTTGCCACGCTGCGACGCTACGTTTCCACACTTGCTGTAAATTTTCTCCTTGTGGCATTTGCACCTCTGCTGGTACTGTCCGCCATCGCTGTAATTCTCCTGGAAAAGTTTGCTCAATTTCTGACTCTAATTTACCTTCCCAAAGTCCGTGATTAATCTCTTGCAAATCTGCGTGTAATTGTAGTTGAATTTCAGGGTGATGCTGCAAAATAATCTCTGCAGTTTCCTTGGGACGCAACATCGGGCTACTCACGGCAAAATCAAGCTGGACATTTTTTAGAAATTCTGCAGCTTTTTGTGCCTGTTGTCGACCATTATCGTTGAGCGGGACATCAATTTGTCCCTGAAAACGCGTTTGACGATTCCATTCGGTTTCACCATGACGTACGAGCAAAAGGCGCTGTCCTCGATGATTTGGTCGCAGTGACGGCAAAACCTCGCCTAAATGCGCTGTTTGATTTAGCGATTCTAGCTGTACTGCTCCCCACTTGCTATCTTTTTGATGCGAAGGAGTCGCTGGGTCGAAATTTAAGACTGTAACATTACAATTCGATTGCTGAATTGAGTGATAGCGTTGCGGTGAAATTCCCAAAGCGGTACTAATTAAAGCACGATTAATACCGTTATGCCCAACGATGAGAATTGTTTCTCCAACATGACGCGGCAAAGTTTCTTCCCAAAACTGTTTTGCTTGTTCAAACAAACTCAGAATCGGGAAGTGTTCGCGGTTTTCTCCTACTACCATCACTAGTCGATCCGGATGTTCGTGCCAAAGGCGGTAAGCCTCAGGAAATTTCTCGCGAACCTCTGCTGACAGCATTCCTTCCCACAAAGGCAAGTCAACTTCCATTAAGTTACTCGCAGCTTGCGGTTTTAGCGGTGTTGTTAAGCAACTACAAATTGTTTCTGCTGTAAGTTTTGCTCGCTGTAGAGGGCTAGTATAAACCGCAGCAAAATTTAAGTGACTTAGCGCAGCACCAACTTTACGGGCATCGTTTTGCCCTTTTTCAGTTAAAGTTGACACATCACTACGACCTTGAATGCGCTTTTCGGTGTTATAGCTGCTTTGACCGTGACGCACGATAATGACACGAGTGGTCAATCTACTTATCCTCCAACAGCACTTTTAGTAAATCGTTCACTGCATATGCGCAATACAGACGAGCCAGCGTTATTTTAACGTGTGATGAACCAAAGTTAACAATAGAATCGTGAAAGTGATTAGTGGCTCGAAACTTGTGGTTAGTGTAAAAGAAGTTCGCATAGTATTATTGCTCCTCTGCTTTTCTACCCCTGTGCCCTCTCTCAATCCTTGCTATGATTCCACAAGGGTGCAAATCGCGCGCTCAAGCTGGCTGTAACGGGGGAGATTGATGACATTCAAGCGGATCGTCTTAAGTTTGCTGACAGTAGTCGCAATTTTGTTTGCTGGTGCGTCTTTATGGGAAAGTTGGCAACAACCACAAATTCAAAGTCGTTTGGAACTTTACCAAGCTAATCTTCTTCTACACGCGCAAGAGTGGCAACCCCAAAATGACAAAGACGCAAGTCTTAGTAATGCCCGCAGTGCTTTGCTTGGAGAACGACCGCTGAATTCCGCGTTTGAGCAATATCAAGAAGCAAGAATATCAGCGCAAATTAACTTAGATAAAGCTAATAACCAACTAAAACAGTTACAGTCAGAACCTGTAACTACTCCTGCAACTCCCAGACCACAATCAGAAATTGCACCAATCACGGATACTTCTCGCTTGCGACAGCAGCAACAAATACAGCGATCGCGCGCTCAGTTACAACAATTGATTGCCGAGTTAGATCTGCGGCTAGGACTATTACAGGTGCAGCAAGGACAAACTGATGCAGCAATTCAAACTTGGACAAAATTTCAACAGCAAGTTAACAATCAACAGCAAGCTGTACTCGCTGACACCGCAGCAGTTTTAATTGGACTTTGGAGCGAACCGCCTCGGATATTTCCCGATGCCGAACAACTGATTCAGAATAATTTAGATGGTTGGTTTCGCTATCGTGCTTTATCTCGACTGTATCAACTTCAACAACGCCAAGACGCGCTGAGACAGTTACAAGCTACCGAGCAACAAACAGCCCAGCAAGCTTTAATCAAACTTGCGTTTATTGGTAGTCTACCTGCATTTGGTGGTATTGTTGGTGTCGGGCTACTGCTCATTCTAGGCGCTCAACGTTTATTGAAAGGAAAAGAAGCGCTACTTGCACGAAACGAAGATGCGCGGTGGTCAACTCCGTGGACAGGAGAAACTGTTTGGCAGGTATTTATCCTCGGCTTTTTTCTCATGGGTCAAATCGTTGTTCCTTTGGGTTTGACGTTACTGCAAATTAGACCACCAGCCGGTGCGGGGGTGCGCGTTCAGGCTTTTTATATTCTGACGACTTACCTAACAGTTGCTGTGGGCGGTTTGGCAGTGCTTTACTTTTCAATTAAGC from Chroococcidiopsis sp. TS-821 encodes:
- the lepB gene encoding signal peptidase I; this encodes MSRVPGQVSNQKSRQDTEGSWIGELGRTIILSIVLALGIRTFVAEARWIPSESMLPTLQKYDKLIVDKLSYRFTDPQRGDIVVFSPTEGIIQENPNLKDAFIKRIIGMPGDKVEVRGGRVYIDDQPLRENYIEAPPQYVYGPVIVPEDSYLVLGDNRNNSYDSHYWGFVPRDKIIGRAIVRFWPPHRMGELN
- a CDS encoding type II CAAX endopeptidase family protein; this encodes MTFKRIVLSLLTVVAILFAGASLWESWQQPQIQSRLELYQANLLLHAQEWQPQNDKDASLSNARSALLGERPLNSAFEQYQEARISAQINLDKANNQLKQLQSEPVTTPATPRPQSEIAPITDTSRLRQQQQIQRSRAQLQQLIAELDLRLGLLQVQQGQTDAAIQTWTKFQQQVNNQQQAVLADTAAVLIGLWSEPPRIFPDAEQLIQNNLDGWFRYRALSRLYQLQQRQDALRQLQATEQQTAQQALIKLAFIGSLPAFGGIVGVGLLLILGAQRLLKGKEALLARNEDARWSTPWTGETVWQVFILGFFLMGQIVVPLGLTLLQIRPPAGAGVRVQAFYILTTYLTVAVGGLAVLYFSIKPFFPLPKDWFRFNLQGNWFLWGLGGYCAALPLVVIVSLINQQIWQGQGGSNPLLSLALQAQDQVALAIFFFTAAIAAPIFEELLFRGFLLPSLTRYMSVWSAIVLSSLLFAVAHLSVAEILPLTVLGIVLGVVYTRSRNLLAPMLLHSLWNSGTLLSLFILGSGSV
- a CDS encoding dihydroorotase, encoding MKSELLQQVRVIDPVSSTDRVADVLVIDGVIQALQETIADYPTDTQVCNCRGLVLGPGLVDLYSHSGEPGFEERETWRSLQACATAGGFTRLHILPDTMPAIDNVSVVTRLQQKLATATVKFNFWAALTVGAKGQQMTELAELAAEPNIVGFADGRAIENLALLRRLLEYIKPINKPVALWASDAQLAGNGVMREGTQSICLGLPGNPAIAETAALAAILEVVAAIGTPVHIMRISTARGVELIQAAKAQGLPVTASTTWMHLLLDTQALKSYSPSLRLEPPLGNTNDVQALRQGVRLGIIDAIAVDHTPYTYEEKTVAFAEAPAGAIGLELALPLLWHNLVETGEWSAIELWRSLSTYPSQCLKQSPSTISPHSSVEMVLFDPHETWQVHMHTLKSLSSNTPWLGQTLRGRIVQTWYET
- a CDS encoding dihydroorotase, which translates into the protein MPSTDLLIRHAQILLPNGDFLIGDVLVRDRQIAQVAPEIALPANAADYIEIDASGLTLLPGAIDPQVHFREPGLEHKEDLFTASCACARGGVTSFLEMPNTRPLTTNQQALDDKLERAKQKCLVNYGFFIGATGDNTPDLLAVNPTPGIKIFMGSMHGQLLVDKEAALEQIFAQGDRLIAVHAEDQARINQRRQEFAGIKDPAIHSQIQDTTAALNATKLALKLSKKYQRRLHILHMSTGEEAELLRRDKPTWVTAEVTPQHLLLNTDAYAKIGTLAQMNPPLRSPHDNEVLWQALLDGVIDFIATDHAPHTLEEKAQEYPNTPSGMPGVETSLALMLTQAMQGRCTVAQVSHWMSTAVAKAYRIPNKGAIAVGYDADLVLVDLNTYRPVLREELQTKCGWSPFEGWNLTGWPVTTIVGGQIVYNKGKLDTNVRGEALRFDAHL
- a CDS encoding histidine phosphatase family protein: MTTRVIIVRHGQSSYNTEKRIQGRSDVSTLTEKGQNDARKVGAALSHLNFAAVYTSPLQRAKLTAETICSCLTTPLKPQAASNLMEVDLPLWEGMLSAEVREKFPEAYRLWHEHPDRLVMVVGENREHFPILSLFEQAKQFWEETLPRHVGETILIVGHNGINRALISTALGISPQRYHSIQQSNCNVTVLNFDPATPSHQKDSKWGAVQLESLNQTAHLGEVLPSLRPNHRGQRLLLVRHGETEWNRQTRFQGQIDVPLNDNGRQQAQKAAEFLKNVQLDFAVSSPMLRPKETAEIILQHHPEIQLQLHADLQEINHGLWEGKLESEIEQTFPGELQRWRTVPAEVQMPQGENLQQVWKRSVAAWQSILDSAASQTTGLVVAHDATNKVLLCHVLGLSPAHFWNFRQGNGAVSVIDYPQGAAGFPVVQAMNITTHLGGGVLDKTAAGAL